The proteins below are encoded in one region of bacterium:
- a CDS encoding RecX family transcriptional regulator has protein sequence MDPKTDPREAALAALDRRALTRRELAGKLRLKGFDADAVAATLDRLEAVGLVDDRALAYNLARRFAEDGRRGAARVSADLARRGVPRELAAEAVAAAFTPEASRDAVDRATARLVRGGAPQDRREREKLYRRLRRAGFSSAEALAALERAGAPADELPPPGEDEDDAFERRETDLP, from the coding sequence ATGGACCCCAAGACCGACCCGCGCGAGGCGGCGCTCGCCGCGCTCGACCGGCGGGCGCTGACCCGCCGCGAGTTGGCGGGGAAGTTGCGCCTCAAGGGGTTCGACGCGGATGCCGTCGCGGCGACGCTCGACCGCCTCGAGGCCGTCGGCCTCGTTGACGACCGCGCCCTTGCCTATAATCTCGCCCGCCGCTTCGCGGAGGACGGACGCCGCGGCGCGGCCCGCGTCTCGGCCGACTTGGCCCGGCGCGGCGTTCCCCGCGAACTGGCGGCCGAGGCGGTCGCCGCGGCCTTCACTCCCGAGGCCTCGCGCGACGCGGTGGACCGCGCGACGGCGCGGCTGGTCCGCGGCGGCGCGCCGCAGGACCGGCGGGAGCGCGAAAAACTGTACCGGCGGCTCAGGCGCGCCGGTTTTTCCTCCGCCGAGGCGCTGGCCGCCTTGGAGCGGGCCGGGGCGCCGGCGGACGAACTGCCGCCCCCCGGCGAGGACGAAGACGATGCTTTCGAGCGACGTGAGACGGACCTTCCTTGA
- a CDS encoding type IV pilus twitching motility protein PilT, with translation MHINDLLKSAVEKGASDLHLKVGAYPVIRVDGRLLAMTEHARLMQEDTVALAFSIMNARQKQRFKENFEIDMAYSVPGLGRFRVNCFQQRGAVGLVARVIPVKILTVRELMLPPVIETIASESRGLILVTGSTGSGKSTTLAAMIDYINSVRSEHIMTIEDPIEFLHRDKKSLVNQREVDVDTKSFADALRSALRQDPDVVLVGEMRDFETIETALLAAETGHLVLSTLHTLDATETINRIISVFPPHQQKQIRIQLGAVLKASISMRLVARADGQGRVPAVEVMRSTPYIQECVENKDKTKLIRDAIAQGTSQYGMQTFDQSLYGLWSAGLITREEAMAKATNRDELRLRMEGIESTAQAARGEMEESLAGAAAAAVLAQDPNAPIKIVAPTRPGSGGFGDLDFPPPPPKR, from the coding sequence ATGCACATCAACGATCTGCTCAAGTCCGCCGTCGAGAAGGGCGCGTCCGACCTCCACCTCAAGGTCGGCGCCTACCCCGTGATCCGGGTGGACGGGCGGCTTTTGGCGATGACCGAGCACGCCAGGCTGATGCAGGAAGACACCGTCGCGTTGGCCTTCAGCATCATGAACGCGCGCCAGAAGCAGAGGTTCAAGGAGAACTTCGAGATCGACATGGCGTACTCCGTCCCCGGCCTGGGGCGGTTCCGCGTCAACTGCTTCCAGCAGCGCGGCGCCGTCGGGCTCGTCGCCCGCGTCATCCCGGTGAAGATCCTCACCGTGCGGGAACTGATGCTCCCGCCGGTGATCGAGACGATCGCCTCCGAGTCGCGCGGCCTGATCCTCGTCACCGGCTCCACCGGGTCGGGAAAGTCGACGACCCTCGCCGCGATGATCGACTACATCAACTCGGTCCGGTCCGAGCACATCATGACGATCGAGGACCCGATCGAGTTCCTGCACCGCGACAAGAAGTCGCTCGTCAACCAGCGCGAAGTGGACGTGGACACGAAGTCGTTCGCCGACGCGCTCCGCTCCGCGCTGCGCCAGGACCCCGACGTCGTCCTCGTCGGCGAAATGCGCGACTTCGAGACGATCGAGACGGCGCTCCTCGCCGCCGAAACCGGCCACCTGGTGCTCTCGACGCTGCACACGCTCGACGCCACGGAGACCATCAACCGCATCATCTCCGTCTTCCCGCCGCACCAGCAGAAGCAGATCCGCATCCAGCTCGGCGCGGTCCTCAAGGCCTCGATCTCGATGCGCCTCGTGGCGCGCGCCGACGGCCAGGGGCGCGTCCCCGCGGTCGAGGTGATGCGCTCGACGCCCTACATCCAGGAGTGCGTCGAGAACAAGGACAAGACGAAGCTGATCCGGGACGCGATCGCGCAGGGCACCTCGCAGTACGGGATGCAGACCTTCGACCAGTCGCTCTACGGCCTCTGGTCGGCCGGCCTGATCACGCGCGAGGAGGCGATGGCCAAGGCGACGAACCGCGACGAGCTGCGGCTGCGGATGGAGGGGATCGAGTCCACCGCGCAGGCCGCGCGCGGCGAGATGGAGGAGTCGCTCGCCGGCGCCGCCGCAGCCGCCGTCCTCGCGCAGGACCCGAACGCGCCGATCAAGATCGTCGCGCCGACCCGCCCCGGCTCGGGCGGCTTCGGCGACCTCGACTTCCCGCCGCCGCCGCCGAAGCGCTGA
- a CDS encoding branched-chain amino acid transaminase, with amino-acid sequence MAFEGASKIWMNGRLIPWDEAKIHVCSHVVHYGSAVFEGARVYGTAKGPMAFRLRDHMQRLIDSAKIYRMVPSYSVDDLCRAAAETVRANELDECYLRPIVYRGYAQLGVNPTKCPIDTAIAVWKWGAYLGPEALAAGVDVTVSTWTRSAPNTFPTMAKAAANYMNSQLINMEAKERGFNEGIALTPSGHVSEGSGENIFIVWKGRIITPPLSDSVLPGITRDCVITLARELGYTVEEQSIPREMLYVADEVFFTGSAAEVTPIRSVDHVQVGIGRRGPVTEKIQTAFFAAVKGESPKHNDWLTPVRG; translated from the coding sequence ATGGCGTTTGAAGGCGCGTCGAAAATCTGGATGAACGGCCGCTTGATCCCGTGGGACGAGGCGAAGATCCACGTCTGCTCCCATGTCGTGCACTACGGCTCCGCGGTCTTCGAGGGCGCGCGGGTCTACGGCACCGCGAAGGGTCCGATGGCCTTCCGCCTGCGCGATCACATGCAGCGTCTGATCGACTCGGCCAAGATCTACCGCATGGTCCCGAGCTACTCGGTGGACGATCTCTGCCGCGCCGCGGCGGAGACGGTCCGCGCCAACGAACTGGACGAATGCTACCTGCGGCCGATCGTCTACCGCGGCTACGCGCAGCTCGGCGTCAACCCGACCAAGTGCCCGATCGACACGGCGATCGCCGTGTGGAAGTGGGGCGCCTACCTCGGGCCCGAGGCGCTGGCGGCCGGCGTGGACGTCACCGTCTCCACCTGGACCCGCAGCGCGCCGAACACCTTCCCGACGATGGCGAAGGCGGCCGCGAACTACATGAACTCCCAGCTGATCAACATGGAAGCGAAGGAGCGCGGCTTCAACGAGGGGATCGCCCTCACGCCGAGCGGCCACGTCAGCGAAGGTTCGGGCGAGAACATCTTCATCGTCTGGAAGGGCCGGATCATCACCCCGCCGCTCTCCGACTCCGTCCTCCCCGGCATCACCCGCGACTGCGTGATCACGCTGGCCCGCGAACTCGGCTACACGGTCGAGGAGCAGTCGATCCCGCGCGAGATGCTCTACGTGGCCGACGAAGTCTTCTTCACCGGTTCGGCCGCCGAGGTCACCCCGATCCGCTCCGTGGACCACGTCCAGGTCGGCATCGGCCGCCGCGGCCCGGTCACCGAGAAGATCCAGACCGCGTTCTTCGCGGCGGTGAAGGGCGAGTCGCCGAAGCACAACGACTGGCTCACCCCCGTCCGCGGCTGA
- a CDS encoding thioredoxin fold domain-containing protein gives MSVPASENSPILHVDDDTFERDVLGARGALVLDFWAPWCAPCRRLGAALERLAPEFAGRVRVAKIDVDRNPRTAARFGVQSIPTMVFFADGRPIGGATGALPESALRDLFSRHAEGKLAVEEDGTPAEG, from the coding sequence ATGAGCGTTCCCGCCAGCGAGAATTCCCCGATCCTGCACGTCGACGACGACACCTTCGAACGCGACGTCCTGGGCGCGCGCGGCGCCCTGGTCCTCGACTTCTGGGCCCCCTGGTGCGCCCCCTGCCGCCGGCTCGGCGCCGCGCTGGAGCGGCTGGCGCCCGAGTTCGCGGGGCGGGTCCGGGTGGCCAAGATCGACGTCGACCGGAACCCGCGGACCGCGGCGCGGTTCGGCGTGCAGTCGATCCCGACGATGGTCTTCTTCGCCGACGGCCGGCCGATCGGCGGCGCGACCGGGGCCCTGCCCGAATCGGCCCTGCGCGACCTCTTCTCCCGCCACGCCGAGGGAAAGCTCGCCGTCGAGGAAGACGGGACTCCGGCTGAGGGATAG
- a CDS encoding C69 family dipeptidase, translating to MRIHTVAAVIAGLALAVLSADAARACTSVMVTKGASADGSTFNTYNADSHELYGELYYYPPGVHAPGTMREVIEWDTGKRLGEIPEAPVTYAVVGNMNERQVMISETTFGGRKEVEGKIGVDYGSLIYIGLQRSRTAREAIQVMTSLAEEYGYASEGESFSLTDPNEAWIMEMVGKGPDVKGALWVARRIPDGYISAHANQARIRRFPLRDPDTLYAKDVITFARAKGWFNGKDEEFSFVDAYAKPGFEELRACEARVWSVFRRAAPSVKMSIDYVRGNPNAEPLPLWVKPDKKLSLADVMALMRDHFEGTDFDLTVGVGAGPYSLPYRWRPMTWKVDGVEYLNERAISTQQTGFALVGQSRAALPDPVGGVLWFSVDDTGSNVYVPIYCGIRRVPKPYAVGTADFKHFSWDSAFWVFNAVANFAYSRYSEMIVDVHRVRDELEGEFMLRQPDVDAAAAALYKQSPDLARDYLTDYSVRQGEKVVARWRTLFEQLMVKYLDGNVRDAQGNVTHPDYPESWRRRMAADGGDRIKVPAQPETATH from the coding sequence ATGCGCATCCACACTGTCGCCGCCGTCATCGCGGGCCTCGCGCTCGCGGTCCTGTCGGCCGACGCCGCGCGCGCCTGCACCAGCGTGATGGTGACCAAAGGCGCGAGCGCCGACGGCTCGACGTTCAACACCTACAACGCGGACTCGCACGAGCTGTACGGCGAGCTCTACTACTACCCGCCGGGGGTCCACGCGCCCGGAACCATGCGCGAGGTCATCGAGTGGGACACCGGCAAGCGGCTCGGCGAGATCCCCGAGGCGCCGGTCACCTACGCCGTCGTCGGCAACATGAACGAGCGTCAGGTCATGATCTCGGAGACGACCTTCGGCGGCCGCAAGGAGGTCGAGGGGAAGATCGGCGTCGACTACGGCAGCCTGATCTACATCGGGCTCCAGCGTTCGCGGACGGCGCGCGAGGCGATCCAGGTGATGACCTCGCTGGCCGAGGAGTACGGCTACGCGAGCGAAGGGGAGTCGTTCTCCCTCACCGACCCGAACGAAGCGTGGATCATGGAGATGGTCGGCAAGGGGCCGGACGTCAAGGGCGCGCTGTGGGTCGCCCGGCGGATCCCCGACGGCTACATCTCGGCCCACGCCAACCAGGCCCGCATCCGCCGCTTCCCGCTCCGCGATCCCGACACGCTCTACGCCAAGGACGTGATCACGTTCGCGCGCGCGAAGGGCTGGTTCAACGGGAAGGACGAGGAGTTCAGCTTCGTCGACGCCTACGCCAAGCCGGGGTTCGAAGAGCTCCGCGCCTGCGAGGCCCGCGTCTGGAGCGTCTTCCGCCGCGCCGCGCCGTCGGTCAAGATGTCGATCGACTACGTCCGCGGCAACCCGAACGCCGAGCCGCTGCCGCTGTGGGTGAAGCCGGACAAGAAGCTGTCCCTCGCCGACGTGATGGCGCTGATGCGCGACCACTTCGAGGGGACGGACTTCGACCTGACGGTCGGCGTCGGCGCGGGGCCGTACTCGCTGCCGTACCGCTGGCGCCCGATGACCTGGAAGGTGGACGGCGTCGAGTACCTCAACGAGCGGGCGATCTCGACCCAGCAGACCGGCTTCGCGCTGGTCGGCCAGTCGCGCGCCGCGCTGCCCGATCCGGTCGGCGGCGTGCTCTGGTTCAGCGTGGACGACACCGGGAGCAACGTCTACGTGCCGATCTACTGCGGCATCCGGCGCGTTCCCAAGCCGTACGCCGTCGGCACGGCCGACTTCAAGCACTTCAGCTGGGACTCCGCCTTCTGGGTCTTCAACGCCGTGGCGAACTTCGCCTACTCCCGCTACAGCGAGATGATCGTGGACGTCCACCGCGTGCGGGACGAGCTGGAAGGGGAGTTCATGCTGCGGCAGCCGGACGTGGACGCCGCCGCGGCCGCGCTCTACAAGCAGTCGCCGGATCTCGCCCGCGACTACCTCACCGACTACTCGGTGCGGCAGGGGGAGAAGGTCGTCGCCCGCTGGCGGACGCTGTTCGAGCAGCTGATGGTCAAGTACCTCGACGGCAACGTGCGGGACGCGCAGGGCAACGTCACGCACCCCGACTATCCCGAGAGCTGGCGCCGCCGGATGGCGGCGGACGGCGGGGACCGGATCAAGGTGCCCGCGCAGCCCGAAACCGCGACCCACTGA
- a CDS encoding adenylosuccinate synthase, translated as MPNLAVIGAQWGDEGKGKVVDLLAPHFSVVARYQGGPNAGHTVVFGGKSHALHHIPSGIFRDGVRNLVGAGTLVDPDALLGELAKLRDEGVPVESRLLLSARAHVIMPFHRDLDAALEGRLAGAAIGTTKRGIGPAYSAKSQRWGVRLADLETPDDVAARVEQALGAGLAQQLQALGAAAPDPRESARLAERWWAELGPLVGDVTEELHQAIADRRSILFEGAQGTMLDIDHGTYPFVTSSSTTAGGIPASLGVPPRAVETVVGVAKAYATRVGAGPFPTEDKGATGDQLREAGREYGTTTGRPRRCGWFDAVAMRYAVRVNGLDAITLTKFDVLTGLPTVKIATAYEIDGGRTTSVPPTVRAYDRVRPVYEELPGWSESLDGVRSLADLPRNARAYLARLEELSECPVGLLSVGADRSATVIPAGSVLERWSK; from the coding sequence ATGCCGAACCTCGCAGTCATCGGCGCCCAGTGGGGCGACGAAGGGAAGGGCAAGGTCGTCGACCTGCTCGCGCCGCACTTCTCGGTCGTCGCGCGCTACCAGGGCGGACCGAACGCCGGACACACCGTCGTCTTCGGCGGCAAGAGCCACGCGCTCCACCACATTCCGTCGGGGATCTTCCGCGACGGCGTGCGGAACCTCGTCGGCGCGGGAACGCTCGTCGATCCGGACGCCCTGCTGGGCGAACTGGCGAAGCTGCGCGACGAGGGCGTGCCGGTCGAGAGCCGGCTGCTGCTGTCGGCCCGCGCCCACGTGATCATGCCGTTCCACCGCGATCTCGACGCCGCGCTCGAAGGGCGCCTCGCCGGGGCGGCGATCGGCACGACGAAGCGCGGCATCGGCCCGGCGTACAGCGCGAAGTCGCAGCGCTGGGGCGTGCGGCTGGCGGACCTCGAGACCCCGGACGACGTCGCCGCGCGGGTCGAGCAGGCGCTCGGCGCCGGCCTCGCCCAGCAGCTGCAGGCGCTCGGCGCCGCGGCCCCCGATCCGCGCGAAAGCGCGCGCCTCGCCGAACGCTGGTGGGCCGAGCTCGGCCCGCTCGTCGGCGACGTCACGGAAGAGCTGCACCAGGCGATCGCCGATCGCCGCTCGATCCTCTTCGAAGGGGCGCAGGGGACGATGCTCGACATCGACCACGGCACCTACCCCTTCGTCACCTCGTCGAGCACGACCGCCGGCGGGATTCCGGCCAGCCTCGGCGTGCCGCCGCGCGCCGTGGAAACGGTCGTCGGCGTGGCCAAGGCGTACGCGACGCGCGTCGGCGCCGGACCGTTCCCGACCGAGGACAAGGGCGCGACCGGCGACCAACTGCGCGAGGCGGGGCGCGAGTACGGCACGACGACCGGACGGCCGCGCCGCTGCGGCTGGTTCGACGCCGTGGCGATGCGCTACGCGGTCCGGGTCAACGGCCTCGACGCGATCACGCTGACCAAGTTCGACGTTCTCACGGGCCTGCCGACGGTGAAGATCGCCACGGCGTACGAGATCGACGGCGGGCGCACGACCTCCGTGCCGCCGACGGTGCGCGCCTACGACCGCGTGCGGCCGGTCTACGAGGAACTGCCGGGCTGGAGTGAATCGCTCGACGGCGTGCGCTCGCTGGCCGACCTGCCGCGCAACGCGCGGGCCTATCTCGCGCGGCTCGAGGAACTGTCGGAATGCCCGGTCGGGCTGCTGTCGGTCGGCGCGGACCGCTCGGCGACGGTGATCCCGGCGGGCAGCGTCCTGGAGCGTTGGAGCAAATGA